In Phocoena phocoena chromosome 8, mPhoPho1.1, whole genome shotgun sequence, the following are encoded in one genomic region:
- the CTSD gene encoding cathepsin D, translated as MQTPCLLLLLALGLLAAPAAALVRIPLYKFTSIRRTMSEMGGPMEDLIAKGPISKYSQGVTAVTKGPIPEILKNYMDAQYYGEIGIGTPPQCFTVVFDTGSSTLWVPSIHCKLLDIACWTHHKYNSGKSSTYVKNGTCFDIHYGSGSLSGYLSQDTVSVPCKSGLSSLGSIKVERQTFGEATKQPGITFIAAKFDGILGMAYPRISVNGVLPVFDNLMQQKLVDKNIFSFYLNRDPNAQPGGELMLGGTDPKYYKGSLIYHNVTRMAYWQVHMDQVDVGSSLTLCKGGCEAIVDTGTSLIVGPVAEVRELQKAIGAVPLIQGEYMIPCEKVSSLPKVTVKLGAKDYTLSPEDYTLKVSQAGKTMCLSGFMGMDIPPPGGPLWILGDVFIGRYYAVFDRDQNRVGLAEAARPLVAEAPLVGDWLVWGLEQWSAGCGPAQGFSREYLHRGVIFRSGLGKRPDAAGGTRAAYLIWASSPAPGSRTSVWSGQCSRPALLPRRTHSAGRDSPGPCSLTLGSDPASVTGSRAWSLCLEKEGDNRDLFALGLMDTMRTPAQGLAFGHSKHWLSSWLAQPCSAPAQWAPVGTSRLEDTQPRAELSGAHLSPAPSQRPAAGSCGPGALSCCLRASWTRGQTSPWAAYSSLYSPGQRLAQGTPETCGPWAWALLRVWSGSALLGNPARLKTVLSTSLKPALALRGS; from the exons GATTCCACTGTACAAGTTCACATCCATCCGCCGGACCATGTCGGAAATGGGGGGCCCCATGGAAGACCTGATCGCCAAGGGCCCCATTTCAAAATACTCCCAGGGGGTGACCGCTGTGACCAAGGGGCCCATTCCTGAGATTCTCAAGAACTACATGGAC GCCCAGTACTATGGGGAGATCGGCATCGGGACGCCCCCGCAGTGCTTCACGGTGGTCTTCGACACCGGCTCTTCCACTCTGTGGGTCCCGTCTATCCACTGCAAACTGCTGGATATCGCCTGCT GGACCCACCACAAGTACAACAGTGGCAAGTCCAGCACGTACGTGAAGAACGGCACATGCTTCGACATCCACTACGGCTCAGGCAGCCTGTCCGGGTACCTGAGCCAGGACACCGTGTCG GTGCCCTGTAAATCAGGGTTGTCGAGCCTGGGCAGCATCAAGGTGGAGAGGCAGACCTTCGGGGAGGCCACCAAGCAGCCGGGCATCACCTTCATCGCAGCCAAGTTCGATGGCATCCTGGGCATGGCCTACCCCCGCATCTCCGTGAACGGCGTGCTGCCCGTCTTCGACAACCTGATGCAGCAGAAGCTGGTGGACAAGAACATCTTCTCCTTCTACCTGAACAG gGACCCAAATGCACAGCCCGGGGGTGAGCTCATGCTGGGTGGCACTGACCCCAAGTACTACAAAGGCTCGCTGATCTACCACAACGTCACACGCATGGCCTACTGGCAGGTCCACATGGACCA GGTAGACGTGGGCAGCAGCCTGACCTTGTGTAAGGGGGGCTGTGAGGCCATCGTGGACACGGGCACCTCCCTCATCGTGGGCCCCGTGGCGGAGGTGCGGGAGCTGCAGAAAGCCATCGGGGCCGTGCCGCTGATCCAGGGCGAG TACATGATCCCCTGCGAGAAGGTGTCcagcctgcccaaggtcaccgtGAAGCTGGGGGCTAAAGACTACACGCTGTCCCCAGAGGACTACACGCTCAAG GTGTCGCAGGCTGGGAAGACCATGTGCCTCAGCGGCTTCATGGGCATGGACATCCCCCCGCCCGGCGGGCCGCTCTGGATCCTGGGCGACGTGTTCATTGGCCGCTACTACGCTGTGTTCGACCGCGACCAGAACCGGGTGGGCCTGGCCGAGGCTGCCAGGCC CCTCGTGGCCGAGGCACCGCTGGTGGGGGACTGGCTCGTATGGGGCCTGGAGCAGTGGTCAGCGGGGTGCGGCCCAGCGCAGGGCTTCTCGCGAGAGTACCTTCACAGAGGCGTGATTTTCAGGTCCGG CCTAGGAAAGAGGCCTGATGCGGCTGGTGGCACCCGGGCAGCCTACCTCATCTGGGCCTCCTCACCAGCCCCTGGAAGCCGTACCTCTGTAT GGTCGGGCCAGTGCAGCCGCCCTGCGCTGCTCCCCCGGAGGACCCATTCAGCCGGCCGGGATTCTCCCGGACCCTGCAGTCTGACTCTGGGCTCAGACCCAGCTTCTGTGACCGGATCCAGAGCCTGGAGTCTCTGTCTAGAGAAGGAGGGTGACAACAGGGACCTCTTCGCGCTGGGCCTGATGGACACGATGAGgaccccagcacagggcctggcgttCGGACACTCCAAACACTGGCTCTCGTCCTGGCTGGCTCAGCCCTGCTCGGCACCAGCCCAGTGGGCCCCGGTGGGCACTTCCCGCCTGGAGGACACCCAGCCTCGGGCTGAGCTCTCTGGAGCCCACCTGAGTCCAGCCCCTTCCCAGCGGCCTGCAGCAGGCTCCTGTGGGCCAGGCGCCCTCTCCTGCTGCCTGAGGGCCAGCTGGACGCGAGGGCAGACCAGCCCGTGGGCCGCTTACAGCAGCCTGTACAGCCCTGGGCAGCGCCTGGCCCAGGGGACACCAG agacctgtgggccctgggcctgggcccTGCTGCGGGTGTGGTCAGGGTCAGCTTTGCTCGGGAACCCCGCCCGCTTGAAGACGGTTTTATCCACATCCTTAAAGCCAGCTCTTGCGCTGCGGGGTTCCTGA